One part of the Sorangiineae bacterium MSr11954 genome encodes these proteins:
- a CDS encoding TetR/AcrR family transcriptional regulator, producing MTTSSGASGARRIPLQQRSRERLERILEAAASLFIERGYDAATMENIAERAQTSIGSVYQFYPNKRAIFDAMAVRYIELARERFEELLVSYARIERWDEMLHQAIDAFAAFERSGVIIRAVWLNWQMSPEFLIAGEALNREFARRVETFLAERAKELPAEKRLLVATMLVEHITAMMIVSVRRNDALGEAVIAETKVLLRRYLRPYLGSPGGDEPRRKARKSSKSSESAKPAKSPKSTKPPKPRT from the coding sequence GTGACGACATCGTCCGGAGCCTCCGGTGCGCGGCGTATTCCCCTGCAGCAGCGCAGTCGCGAGCGGCTGGAGCGCATTTTGGAGGCGGCGGCCTCGCTCTTCATCGAGCGCGGCTACGACGCGGCCACCATGGAGAACATCGCCGAGCGCGCGCAGACGTCGATCGGCTCCGTGTACCAATTTTATCCGAACAAGCGCGCGATCTTCGACGCGATGGCCGTGCGCTACATCGAGCTGGCGCGCGAGCGGTTCGAGGAGCTGCTCGTCAGCTACGCGCGCATCGAGCGCTGGGACGAGATGCTCCACCAGGCCATCGACGCGTTTGCCGCCTTCGAGCGCTCGGGGGTGATCATCCGCGCCGTCTGGCTCAATTGGCAGATGTCGCCAGAGTTTCTGATCGCGGGCGAGGCGCTCAACCGCGAGTTCGCCCGCCGGGTCGAGACCTTTTTGGCCGAACGCGCCAAGGAGCTGCCCGCCGAAAAGCGCCTCCTGGTCGCCACCATGCTCGTGGAGCACATCACCGCCATGATGATCGTCTCCGTGCGCCGCAACGACGCCCTCGGCGAAGCGGTCATCGCCGAGACGAAGGTCCTTCTGCGCCGCTACCTCCGTCCGTATCTGGGCTCCCCTGGCGGCGACGAGCCCCGCCGCAAGGCGCGCAAATCCTCCAAATCTTCCGAGTCCGCCAAGCCCGCCAAGTCCCCCAAGTCCACGAAGCCTCCGAAGCCGCGCACATGA
- a CDS encoding peptidylprolyl isomerase → MPQAQFHPIEVPGSGKLYARFVTSEGNIVVELEEERAPNTVKNFVGLATGKQEWQHPGDGTPQKGVPLYDGTIFHRVIPEFMIQGGDPLGKGIGGPGYKFKDEFHPQLRHNKPGILSMANSGPTTNGSQFFITEIPTPWLDDKHSVFGHTVAGLDLVKKITHLPRGRNDKPNTDVVLTRVEIFRSDSVPTS, encoded by the coding sequence ATGCCCCAAGCCCAATTCCACCCCATCGAAGTCCCCGGATCCGGAAAGCTCTACGCTCGTTTTGTCACGAGCGAAGGCAATATCGTCGTCGAGCTCGAGGAGGAGCGCGCGCCGAACACGGTGAAGAATTTCGTAGGCCTGGCCACCGGCAAGCAAGAATGGCAGCACCCGGGCGACGGAACGCCCCAGAAGGGCGTCCCTCTGTACGACGGCACCATCTTCCACCGTGTGATCCCCGAGTTCATGATCCAGGGCGGCGATCCCCTCGGGAAGGGTATCGGCGGGCCTGGCTACAAATTCAAAGACGAGTTCCACCCGCAGTTGCGCCACAATAAGCCCGGCATTCTGTCGATGGCCAACTCCGGCCCCACCACCAACGGCTCGCAGTTCTTCATCACCGAGATCCCGACGCCGTGGCTGGACGACAAGCACTCCGTCTTCGGCCACACGGTGGCCGGGCTCGATCTGGTCAAGAAAATCACCCACCTGCCGCGCGGCCGCAACGACAAGCCCAACACCGACGTCGTCCTCACCAGGGTCGAAATCTTCCGCAGCGACAGCGTCCCCACCTCCTGA
- a CDS encoding ArsA family ATPase, whose protein sequence is MSAFEDKRFLIVTGKGGVGKTTVAAAEAVALAAKGKRVLVAMCNAKERLSVMLGSDLVGEEVSEVAKNIWAVNMNPERALEEYGLMTLKSRVLYNILFDNKYARSFFRAVPGMSEWAMLGKAWWHTTETRADGSPRFDVVILDAPATGHGLDMLRVPKVIVDVVPPGLLRRDAERAMELFRDPKFCAVILVTLPEEMPTTETIELAAALTQELGIPIGKVVVNGVLPPLFSREERAELERAISPSDKVRNAGDGSIVAGRDRAIRERVQAASLARLSRELPVKPAFLPLLFDNASTPHAIHELAKRV, encoded by the coding sequence GTGTCGGCTTTCGAAGACAAACGGTTTCTCATCGTGACGGGCAAAGGTGGCGTCGGCAAAACGACGGTCGCCGCCGCCGAGGCCGTGGCTCTGGCGGCCAAGGGCAAGCGCGTGCTCGTGGCCATGTGCAACGCCAAAGAGCGGCTGTCGGTCATGCTGGGATCGGACCTCGTCGGCGAAGAAGTGTCGGAGGTCGCGAAGAATATCTGGGCCGTGAACATGAACCCCGAGCGAGCCCTCGAGGAATACGGCCTGATGACCCTCAAGTCGAGGGTGCTCTACAATATCTTGTTCGACAATAAGTACGCCCGGAGCTTTTTCCGAGCGGTTCCGGGCATGAGCGAGTGGGCCATGCTCGGAAAAGCGTGGTGGCATACGACCGAAACGCGAGCCGACGGCTCCCCGCGGTTCGACGTGGTCATCCTCGACGCGCCGGCCACCGGGCACGGGCTCGATATGCTGCGGGTCCCCAAGGTCATCGTCGACGTGGTGCCGCCCGGGCTCTTGCGCCGCGACGCCGAGCGCGCGATGGAGCTGTTTCGCGACCCCAAGTTTTGCGCGGTCATCCTGGTGACGTTGCCCGAGGAAATGCCCACCACCGAAACGATCGAGCTGGCGGCGGCGCTCACCCAGGAGCTCGGCATCCCCATTGGAAAGGTGGTCGTCAACGGGGTGTTGCCCCCGCTCTTCTCGCGCGAGGAACGTGCCGAGCTAGAGCGCGCCATTTCTCCATCCGACAAGGTGCGCAACGCGGGCGATGGATCGATCGTCGCGGGCCGCGATCGTGCTATCCGTGAGCGCGTCCAAGCGGCGAGCCTCGCCCGATTGTCGCGCGAGCTCCCCGTGAAGCCGGCGTTCCTGCCGCTGCTTTTCGATAACGCTTCCACCCCTCACGCGATCCACGAGCTCGCCAAACGCGTGTGA
- a CDS encoding TetR/AcrR family transcriptional regulator: MAKTASIPETEPKPRGRQRSHVCESSILSATMELLETKCLRDVTCDAIAQRAGVSKATLYKWWPNKNLVALDAFLSSMRRSVPTPDTGSALNDFTLELESVIRFYATPHGAMFRQFIAEGQSDPEFLALFRERFLRSRREEVRIIWERGVARGELREDIEVDLALDLIFGPMIYRHLVGHAPLDDLHAEALVAVAFRGLQKQPCPNDSVDPRKVPAELEPEKRPLAG, encoded by the coding sequence ATGGCGAAGACAGCATCCATCCCCGAAACCGAGCCGAAGCCGCGCGGACGCCAACGCAGCCATGTTTGCGAGAGCTCCATCCTGTCGGCCACGATGGAGCTGCTGGAGACGAAATGCCTCCGCGACGTAACGTGTGACGCCATCGCGCAGCGCGCAGGCGTGAGCAAGGCCACGCTCTACAAGTGGTGGCCGAACAAGAACCTCGTCGCCCTCGACGCATTTCTCTCCTCGATGAGGCGGAGCGTCCCCACGCCCGACACGGGCTCGGCGCTCAATGACTTCACGTTGGAGCTCGAGTCGGTGATTCGCTTTTACGCGACCCCGCACGGCGCCATGTTTCGCCAGTTCATCGCCGAAGGGCAAAGCGATCCCGAGTTTCTCGCCCTGTTCCGCGAGCGGTTCTTGCGCTCGCGGCGCGAGGAGGTGCGGATCATCTGGGAGCGCGGGGTGGCCCGCGGCGAGCTCCGCGAGGACATCGAGGTCGATCTCGCGCTGGACCTCATCTTCGGCCCCATGATTTATCGCCACCTGGTCGGCCATGCGCCCCTCGACGATTTGCACGCCGAGGCGCTGGTCGCGGTGGCCTTCCGCGGGCTGCAAAAGCAACCCTGCCCGAACGACTCAGTCGACCCGCGAAAAGTACCCGCCGAGCTCGAACCAGAGAAGCGCCCGCTCGCGGGATGA
- a CDS encoding NUDIX hydrolase — MPFTYPYPRPALTVDNVVFALRARDLAVLLVRRKNAPFQGDWALPGGFVDEGEPLHAAALRELEEETGISGVTLEQLGAYGDPGRDPRGHTVSVVFYTFVISEPRPAAGDDAADAAWHPLRSLPIAQPSSTRRRRAGDVKLAFDHARIIEEARVRLQERLHTPSLGTVFRLVPTHFTLTELQRVYEAVFGRTLDKRNFRARLLESKAVKALNARKDGRDQLYRWRP; from the coding sequence GTGCCGTTTACGTACCCCTATCCGCGACCGGCTTTGACCGTCGACAACGTCGTGTTTGCGCTGCGCGCGCGCGACCTGGCGGTGCTCCTCGTGCGCCGTAAGAACGCGCCGTTCCAAGGCGACTGGGCGCTGCCCGGTGGCTTCGTCGACGAGGGCGAGCCGCTCCATGCGGCCGCTCTGCGCGAGCTCGAAGAGGAGACCGGCATCTCCGGTGTGACCCTCGAGCAGCTCGGCGCCTACGGCGATCCTGGCCGCGATCCGCGCGGGCATACCGTGAGCGTGGTGTTCTACACGTTCGTCATCTCGGAGCCGCGCCCCGCGGCCGGCGACGATGCGGCCGACGCGGCGTGGCATCCCCTGCGCAGCTTGCCCATTGCGCAGCCCTCCAGCACCCGCCGGCGTCGCGCGGGCGACGTCAAGCTCGCGTTCGACCATGCGCGCATCATCGAAGAAGCGCGTGTGCGCCTTCAGGAGCGATTGCACACCCCGAGCCTCGGCACCGTGTTCCGGCTGGTGCCCACGCATTTTACGTTGACCGAGCTCCAACGCGTGTACGAAGCGGTGTTCGGCCGTACCTTGGACAAGCGCAATTTTCGCGCGCGCCTCCTCGAGTCCAAGGCGGTGAAGGCCCTCAACGCGCGCAAGGACGGGCGGGACCAACTCTATCGCTGGCGCCCGTAG
- a CDS encoding FHA domain-containing protein, whose amino-acid sequence MIVCPKCSKENQDHYKFCLGCGAELPREAAPKAFSSSTPPHGVKAASAGRIPAAAAGGGAPGSGPSLPQTQPIQQVASIPTGAPPPMAQSAAPAPSVPSMAAAPAASPPSQTPPPGAAGGSMSCPQCGHMNAANNVFCGSCGFRLGAAPVARSVPAPAPAVSGSITLTALRADGSEAGNFTLPSPNTTVGRDTGGIFAGDSYLSPRHASFRQANARLHVRDEGSLNGVYRKLLRDAPVELQANDIFRIGQEIIRFEPLNPLSPSPDGVERLGAPSKGYVGRIALIIGRDTTGNAFPVPEAGVHLGRERGDILFPEDGYVSGLHCHLAYAGGKLTLTDLGSSNGTFLRLREEVEVQNGDVLLMGQQLFRITM is encoded by the coding sequence GTGATTGTTTGCCCGAAATGCAGCAAGGAGAACCAGGACCACTACAAGTTCTGTCTCGGCTGCGGTGCAGAGCTCCCGCGTGAAGCGGCCCCGAAAGCCTTTTCGTCGTCGACACCGCCGCACGGCGTAAAAGCCGCTTCGGCAGGGCGCATCCCCGCGGCCGCGGCAGGCGGAGGCGCGCCGGGCTCGGGACCCTCCCTTCCGCAGACGCAACCGATCCAGCAAGTCGCGTCCATTCCCACCGGCGCCCCCCCGCCCATGGCGCAATCGGCCGCGCCGGCCCCCTCGGTTCCCTCGATGGCCGCTGCCCCTGCCGCCTCGCCCCCATCGCAAACCCCGCCGCCCGGCGCGGCAGGCGGAAGCATGAGCTGCCCGCAGTGCGGCCACATGAACGCGGCCAACAACGTCTTTTGCGGCTCCTGCGGCTTTCGCCTGGGCGCCGCGCCGGTGGCGCGCTCGGTGCCGGCACCCGCGCCCGCCGTTTCGGGCAGCATCACCCTCACGGCCCTTCGCGCCGATGGCAGCGAGGCGGGGAACTTCACCTTGCCCTCGCCGAACACGACGGTGGGCCGCGACACCGGCGGCATCTTTGCGGGCGACAGCTACCTCTCGCCGCGCCACGCGAGCTTCCGGCAGGCGAACGCGAGGTTGCACGTGCGCGACGAGGGCTCCCTCAATGGCGTGTACCGCAAACTTCTGCGCGACGCCCCCGTCGAGCTCCAGGCAAACGACATCTTTCGCATCGGGCAGGAGATCATCCGCTTCGAACCGCTCAACCCCCTTAGCCCCTCGCCCGACGGCGTCGAACGGCTGGGAGCTCCCTCCAAGGGTTACGTGGGCCGCATCGCGCTCATCATCGGGCGCGACACCACCGGCAATGCCTTCCCCGTTCCTGAAGCGGGGGTGCACCTGGGGCGCGAGCGCGGGGACATCCTTTTCCCCGAGGACGGCTACGTCTCCGGCCTACATTGCCATCTGGCTTACGCGGGGGGAAAGTTGACGCTTACGGATCTCGGCAGCTCGAACGGCACCTTTCTCCGCCTCCGCGAGGAAGTGGAGGTGCAAAACGGCGACGTGCTCCTAATGGGTCAACAGCTTTTCCGAATTACCATGTGA
- a CDS encoding cytochrome P450 produces MGKRTDTKRPPGPRGGVPFFGLGFEAMRDLLGFFGDAAREHGDVVRFDFAPYTYVMLNSPETIKHVLVDNAKNYVKGVNYKALQLVLGQGLVTSEGDFWRRQRKLAQPAFHRERLATFVERMTEATAEMLVRWGAYADRATVDVHDEMMRVTLDIVGRTLLSQSLDDRAAGIGDAMAVAVRFAADYASNPFRMPLWVPAPQNLRFRRAMRALDGLVRGVIAERRRSPGEDKRDLLDMLMAARDEETNEAMTDQQLKDEVMTIVTAGHETTANAMSWTLYLLSKHPDVARRVSAEIDAVLGTRRPARGDLSKMPYAMAVLQESMRILPPVWSFERAALEDDVIGGYTIEKGTQIGVFPYVLHRHPRYWENPEGFDPERFLSGAERPRYTYLPFGGGPRVCIGNAFAMMEAQILLAMIVQRYRLELLPGARVAAEPVVTLRPRHGMPMMITPRAPSARDGAPQELLLDRGEGRRRADGVERGGAKPPVTLG; encoded by the coding sequence ATGGGGAAACGGACCGACACCAAGCGACCGCCGGGCCCTCGCGGCGGGGTGCCCTTCTTCGGGCTTGGCTTCGAGGCCATGCGGGATCTGCTCGGCTTCTTCGGCGACGCGGCCAGGGAGCACGGCGACGTCGTGCGCTTCGATTTCGCGCCCTACACGTACGTGATGCTCAACTCGCCCGAGACGATCAAGCACGTGCTGGTCGACAACGCGAAGAACTACGTCAAGGGCGTGAACTACAAGGCGCTCCAGCTGGTGCTCGGACAAGGGCTCGTCACCAGCGAGGGGGATTTTTGGCGCCGGCAGCGCAAGCTGGCCCAGCCCGCCTTTCATCGCGAGCGGCTCGCCACCTTCGTGGAGCGCATGACGGAGGCCACCGCGGAGATGCTGGTGCGGTGGGGAGCGTACGCCGACCGCGCCACCGTCGATGTGCACGACGAGATGATGCGCGTGACGTTGGACATCGTGGGGCGCACGCTCTTGAGCCAGAGCCTCGACGATCGCGCCGCCGGCATCGGCGACGCCATGGCGGTGGCCGTGCGGTTCGCCGCCGACTACGCGTCCAATCCCTTCCGAATGCCGCTGTGGGTCCCCGCACCGCAGAACCTCCGCTTCCGGCGCGCCATGCGCGCGCTCGACGGGCTGGTGCGGGGTGTCATCGCCGAACGAAGGCGGAGCCCTGGCGAGGACAAGCGCGATCTGCTCGACATGCTCATGGCTGCGCGCGACGAAGAGACCAACGAGGCCATGACGGATCAGCAGCTCAAAGACGAGGTGATGACCATCGTCACCGCGGGCCACGAGACGACGGCCAACGCCATGTCGTGGACCTTGTACCTGCTCTCGAAGCACCCGGACGTGGCGCGCCGGGTCTCGGCCGAGATCGACGCCGTGCTGGGAACGCGCAGGCCCGCGCGGGGCGACTTGAGCAAGATGCCGTACGCCATGGCGGTCCTTCAAGAGTCGATGCGCATCCTTCCGCCGGTGTGGAGCTTCGAGCGCGCGGCCTTGGAGGACGACGTCATCGGCGGGTACACCATCGAGAAAGGGACGCAGATCGGCGTCTTTCCTTATGTGCTCCACCGCCACCCCCGGTACTGGGAGAACCCCGAGGGCTTCGATCCGGAGCGGTTTCTCTCGGGCGCGGAGAGGCCTCGCTACACGTACCTGCCCTTCGGCGGCGGCCCGCGGGTCTGCATCGGCAACGCGTTCGCCATGATGGAGGCGCAGATCCTCCTGGCGATGATCGTGCAACGCTACCGGCTGGAGCTCTTGCCGGGCGCGCGCGTCGCGGCCGAGCCGGTGGTGACATTGCGGCCGCGCCACGGCATGCCGATGATGATCACGCCGCGCGCGCCGTCAGCCCGAGACGGGGCGCCCCAGGAGCTCCTGCTTGATCGCGGCGAGGGCCGGCGTCGTGCCGACGGGGTAGAGCGCGGGGGTGCGAAGCCTCCGGTGACGCTCGGGTAG
- a CDS encoding PilZ domain-containing protein, with the protein MKRTEMGDEDKGDKEDKGEKRIGERVTINKEFESFDAFIQEYVTNISASGVFIKSTSVLPVGTRVNLRFTVIMDDIETIEGIGEVVRVEKDPPGMGVVFRELAAYSKDLIEKLLTHRSAG; encoded by the coding sequence ATGAAGAGGACCGAGATGGGCGACGAAGACAAGGGCGACAAGGAAGACAAGGGCGAGAAGCGAATCGGAGAGCGCGTCACGATCAACAAGGAATTCGAGTCGTTCGACGCGTTCATTCAGGAGTACGTCACCAACATTTCGGCCAGCGGAGTGTTCATCAAATCGACGAGCGTGCTACCCGTCGGCACCCGCGTGAACCTGCGTTTCACCGTCATCATGGACGATATCGAGACCATCGAGGGCATCGGCGAAGTGGTGCGCGTGGAGAAGGATCCGCCCGGTATGGGCGTGGTCTTCCGCGAGCTCGCCGCCTACTCGAAGGACTTGATCGAGAAGCTTTTGACGCACCGATCAGCGGGTTGA
- a CDS encoding CHAD domain-containing protein, translated as MDGTTPLPELAHVATDLPEPHPLVPASAHVGAKLRALDEGVREGAQRIITGADPEAVHDFRVYLRQLRTLLKLARPLYSRHLADAVRTSFVEIHRATGALRDEEALEETFAALTVRHPAFDAWKKRRATRARGLRRTVIARVSSKDLAHAEDMLHALLILPVHPKRERDLQWFARRKVEVALTNAERLARKEKYQPEELHALRIACKQLRYTVEFFDEALPEPLRALRKPAVKLQKVLGDVHDLDVALVVMQRQHALPATVRTRILRELSTRRAEKVAAFEALRAPLPPNGAGEPPAPAPALAR; from the coding sequence ATGGATGGAACCACCCCGCTCCCCGAGCTGGCGCACGTCGCCACCGATCTCCCCGAGCCGCACCCGCTGGTGCCGGCCAGCGCGCACGTGGGCGCGAAGCTGCGCGCGCTGGACGAGGGCGTGCGCGAGGGCGCGCAGCGCATCATCACCGGCGCCGATCCGGAGGCGGTGCACGATTTTCGCGTGTACCTTCGCCAGCTGCGCACCTTGCTGAAGCTCGCGCGCCCGCTCTACAGCCGGCACTTGGCCGACGCCGTGCGGACCTCCTTCGTGGAGATCCATCGGGCCACGGGCGCGCTGCGCGACGAGGAGGCGCTCGAAGAGACCTTCGCGGCGCTCACCGTCCGGCACCCGGCCTTCGACGCGTGGAAGAAGCGCCGGGCGACGCGCGCGCGGGGCCTGCGAAGGACGGTCATCGCCCGCGTCTCCTCGAAGGATCTGGCGCACGCCGAGGACATGCTCCACGCGCTCTTGATCCTGCCCGTCCACCCGAAACGCGAGCGCGATCTCCAGTGGTTCGCGCGCCGCAAGGTGGAGGTGGCGCTCACCAACGCCGAGCGCCTGGCGCGCAAAGAGAAGTACCAGCCCGAGGAGCTGCACGCGCTGCGCATCGCGTGCAAACAACTGCGCTACACGGTCGAGTTCTTCGACGAGGCGCTGCCCGAGCCCCTGCGCGCGCTGCGCAAGCCGGCCGTGAAGCTACAAAAAGTGCTGGGCGACGTTCACGATCTCGACGTCGCCCTGGTGGTCATGCAGCGCCAGCACGCCCTCCCGGCCACCGTACGAACACGCATCCTGCGCGAGCTCTCGACGCGGCGCGCGGAAAAGGTGGCCGCCTTCGAGGCGCTGCGCGCTCCCCTGCCGCCAAATGGCGCGGGCGAGCCTCCGGCACCTGCACCCGCACTTGCACGTTAA
- a CDS encoding ribonuclease J, protein MLRVFPLGGLGEIGMNCLALEQRGQVLLIDCGITFDDRGLGIDVVHPDFSALDAYRDRIAGVFITHGHEDHIGALPYLLRRFDVPVWGPPYALGLVRERLTDHEVLAHARLIETRARTRYPVGSFEVEPVRVTHSIADATALAIRTDAGLVVHSGDFKIDDNPPDGEVFDHERLRELGDEGTALLFSDSTNVDSDGGAGSEQTVGDALEPIVAEAPGAVVVALFASNVHRLRMLGDIARRTGRRIVPLGRSILTHTRVAHDTGYLDWPSDLVFPQERVNELPRQKILGLATGTQAEGRAALARLARGEHPYLKLDPGDVVALSSRIIPGNEPEVYAVIGELLRRGVVVRTRVTDRNIHVSGHAHRGEQRRMLELVRPKTFIPVHGTIHHLMRHAELARECGVPDVCVIENGDVVEVARGEGEAADPRLVRRDRVLTGRVPTFAGRRIPAQALRERAWLAESGCAVVVVLLGRSGVHDVKVTTRGVLDESLDAEIVTQTRREVVASVGQELAREVARTSDETIAETARLAVRRTLFKALGFKPLTVVSVHHLDDPGSPRERSGEGSR, encoded by the coding sequence ATGCTACGCGTGTTTCCCCTTGGCGGGCTCGGCGAGATCGGGATGAATTGCCTGGCGCTGGAGCAACGCGGGCAGGTGCTGCTCATCGATTGCGGCATCACCTTCGACGACCGAGGGCTCGGCATCGACGTGGTGCACCCCGACTTCTCCGCGCTCGACGCCTACCGCGATCGCATCGCGGGCGTCTTCATCACGCACGGCCACGAAGATCACATCGGCGCGCTCCCCTATCTGCTCAGGCGCTTCGACGTCCCCGTGTGGGGCCCTCCCTACGCCCTCGGCTTGGTGCGCGAGCGGCTCACGGATCACGAGGTGCTGGCGCACGCCCGCTTGATCGAGACCCGGGCGCGCACGCGCTACCCGGTCGGCTCCTTCGAGGTCGAGCCGGTGCGGGTGACGCACTCCATCGCCGACGCCACCGCGCTGGCCATCCGCACGGACGCGGGCCTGGTGGTCCACTCGGGCGACTTCAAAATCGACGACAACCCGCCCGACGGCGAGGTCTTCGACCACGAGCGCCTGCGCGAGCTCGGCGACGAGGGCACCGCGCTCCTCTTCTCCGACTCCACCAACGTGGACTCCGACGGCGGCGCGGGCAGCGAGCAAACGGTGGGCGATGCGCTCGAGCCCATCGTGGCCGAGGCCCCGGGCGCGGTGGTGGTCGCGCTCTTCGCATCCAACGTGCACCGCCTGCGCATGCTCGGCGACATCGCGCGCCGCACCGGGCGGCGCATCGTGCCCTTGGGGCGCAGCATCCTGACGCACACGCGCGTGGCGCACGACACGGGCTACCTCGATTGGCCGAGCGATCTGGTGTTCCCGCAAGAGCGCGTGAACGAGCTGCCGCGCCAGAAGATCCTGGGCCTCGCCACGGGAACGCAGGCCGAAGGGCGCGCCGCGCTGGCCCGGCTGGCGCGCGGGGAGCACCCGTATCTCAAGCTCGACCCCGGCGACGTGGTCGCCCTGTCGAGCCGCATCATCCCGGGCAACGAGCCCGAGGTGTACGCCGTCATCGGCGAGCTTTTGCGGCGCGGGGTGGTGGTGCGCACGCGGGTGACCGATCGCAACATCCACGTGAGCGGGCACGCCCACCGCGGTGAGCAGCGGCGCATGTTGGAGCTGGTGCGCCCCAAGACGTTCATCCCCGTGCACGGGACCATTCACCACTTGATGCGCCACGCCGAGCTGGCGCGCGAGTGCGGGGTGCCGGACGTCTGCGTCATCGAAAACGGCGACGTGGTGGAGGTCGCGCGCGGCGAGGGCGAGGCGGCCGATCCGCGGCTGGTGCGAAGAGACCGGGTCCTCACGGGCCGGGTGCCGACCTTTGCCGGGCGGCGCATCCCCGCCCAGGCGCTGCGGGAGCGCGCATGGCTCGCGGAGTCGGGCTGCGCCGTGGTGGTGGTTTTGCTCGGGCGCTCCGGCGTGCACGACGTGAAGGTGACCACCCGCGGCGTGCTCGACGAGTCGCTCGACGCAGAGATCGTGACGCAAACGCGGCGCGAGGTGGTGGCGTCGGTGGGCCAGGAGCTCGCGCGGGAGGTGGCGCGCACGAGCGACGAGACCATCGCGGAGACCGCGCGGCTCGCGGTGCGCCGGACCCTCTTCAAGGCGCTGGGATTCAAGCCGCTCACCGTGGTGTCGGTGCACCACCTCGACGACCCGGGCTCGCCGCGCGAGCGCAGCGGGGAGGGCTCACGCTGA
- a CDS encoding (deoxy)nucleoside triphosphate pyrophosphohydrolase: MSEIRQMTAPRTIRVVAAVLEQDGRYLITQRRATAVLPLMWEFPGGRVEPGETDGQALRREVMHRLGAEIECGKLISFVSHPYEHYVVDLFLYECTLMSPSLEPRAVNGFKWVLSAEFDQYPFTPADEASMDALLGVTSTR, encoded by the coding sequence GTGAGTGAGATCCGCCAAATGACCGCGCCGCGCACCATTCGGGTCGTTGCCGCCGTGCTCGAGCAAGATGGCCGCTACCTCATCACCCAGCGGCGAGCCACGGCGGTTCTCCCCCTCATGTGGGAGTTCCCCGGCGGCCGTGTGGAGCCGGGCGAAACCGACGGGCAGGCCCTCCGCCGTGAGGTGATGCACCGCCTCGGCGCCGAAATCGAGTGCGGCAAGCTGATCTCCTTCGTGAGCCACCCCTACGAGCACTACGTGGTCGATCTGTTTCTGTACGAGTGCACGCTCATGTCCCCCTCCTTGGAGCCGCGCGCCGTGAACGGCTTCAAGTGGGTGCTGAGCGCCGAGTTCGATCAGTACCCGTTCACGCCCGCCGACGAAGCATCGATGGATGCACTTTTGGGCGTAACCTCGACGCGCTGA